In Patagioenas fasciata isolate bPatFas1 chromosome 11, bPatFas1.hap1, whole genome shotgun sequence, the following proteins share a genomic window:
- the LOC139828878 gene encoding olfactory receptor 14J1-like, whose amino-acid sequence MSYDHSVAICKPLHYGTLLGSRACVHMVAAAWATGFLNALLHTANTFSLPLCKGNALDQFFCEIPQILKLSCSHSYLRELGLLVFSLLIGFGCFLFIVLSYAQIFRAVLRIPSDQGRHKAFSTCLPHLAVVSLLISTSMFAYLKPPSISSPSLDLVVSVLYSVVPPAPTDIGLPSMDGH is encoded by the exons atgtcctacgaccactccgttgccatctgcaaacccctgcactacgggaccctcctgggcagcagagcttgtgtccacatggtagcagctgcctgggccactgggtttctcaatgctctgctgcacacggccaatacattttcactgccactgtgcaagggcaatgccctggaccagttcttctgtgaaatcccccagatcctcaagctctcctgctcacactcctacctcagggaacttgggcttcttgtgtttagtctattaataggatttgggtgttttctcttcattgtgctcTCCTATgcacagatcttcagggccgtgctgagaaTCCCCTCTGaccagggacggcacaaagccttttccacctgtctccctcacctggccgtggtctccctgcttatcagcacttccatgttcgcctacctgaagcccccctccatctcctctccttccctggatctggtggtgtctgttctgtactcggtggtgcctccagca cccacAGACATtggtcttccctccatggatggacactga